ATACGATGAAGCCGGAAATGTGACGAAGGTCTTTTACAAGGAAGGAAGCAAAGCCGAAGAATTACGGGCGGAATACAAATACGATAACAAGAAATCGCCTTTCAGCGGTCAGTCGGCTTTTCACCTAATACCGCTTATTTCATCCCTGACGGATAAAAGCCATTACCTGAGTGCCAATAATCCGATTCAGTACAAAGATTACGGGTATGGCTATACTGCTACGTATCAATATATCAATGATTTGCCAACGGAGATGTCGCTGCTGCTTCAGCAAACCGGCAACCCTGCAGCCGTAAACAAACAGAAGGTTTATAAATACAACTGTCAGTAAAAAACCGGGGCCTAAAGTTCAGCTTCAGGCCCCGGCGTTTAGATTGATGTGTAAGAATACGACTCTGAATCAGGATTCTGACTTTCGAGTTCCTCCCACCAGAGTTCATCTTCCGCATCCGGATCCACTTCCTCGACCTGGCGTTTCAGGGGCTTGAACGTCCCACCCGGCACCCACCGGACCGCCATACCGCCAACCGCCAGCGAACAAACTGCCGCCGTCAGCGCCACGGCGTTGTTTCTGCCGTATTGTTTTGTGGCAATGCCGGCAAAACCGGCCACAAACGGCAACAGGTAATAGGGGTCGTTCAGCCGACGGGCCACGGCGTACGCAACCGCGGTTGTGGCCCCCAACACCCCAACAAACACCGGCGTATCCCGACGCGGCTCCGGTTTCCAGACCTCCAGATTCAGCAGCAAGTTGGGCGTACCGACCACCGAAGCCGTCGTGAGCCAACCGGCGTACAGGCTAAACGGAATGCGAAGGTATTGTTCCGGACTGCCAACCGGCGTTTTCCCGATTTCCAGCTGCTGGTGGAGCGCCAGGGCGACCGGCAGGCTGGCTTTCGTGACCAGATCAGACCCAATCATACTTGTCTGGCGCGGATCGGAGAAAAGTCGGCCAAAAACGGCGTTCAGCACATAACTGGTTGCCAGCCAGGGAAGCGCGTTGCGGTAACGCGGGTTGTTTTGCTGGGAAGGAAGCGCCTGATGGACGGTGTACGCCGTTGTACCGGCATAAATCGTTGACCAAACGGTGGCAAACGTCCAGCCATCCGGAACAATCGGGTTTGCGTCAAATACCCGCCGGTATTCAGGCAACACGTTATCACTTTCCTCCTCTTCCTCTTTCTTTCTCTTCCCTAAATTCGCCGTTACCGTATAGACGATACTGCCCACCACCAGGGCCGCCGTTCCGATGCGCCAAAACAAGGAGTTTCTCATGCTGATCTGATTAAGTTTGTGGATCGCTGACCAAACAGCTTCATTAATTTAACGACAATTTGCCCAGCAACGACTCGCCCGTCGATTCCGCTTTGCGCCGAACCCGGGCGGCTTTGCCTTTCCAGCTATTATCCATCGTTCCGAAGGCCCACAGCAGCGTCGTGGCGGCTACCACACCCACCGCAATGGCCGTAACGAGCATCGAATGATCCTGCTCGCCCGAATCATTAGGACGCTCCAACTGCTTGCGCATCGAACTGGTTACCAGTTCATCGGGTAGCATATGTCCCATGGCTACCTGCGCTTTGTTCATCAGTCCGGGCACAATTTTTTCTTTTCCTTTCATCAAGGCGTTGTAACCGTCTTTGGCGACCTTCGCGGCATCTTCCAACTGCGCCATCTGGTGAACGCGCGTTCCTTCGGCTCCGGCTTTGGCAAAAAAGTCGGTGTTGGTCGGTCCGGGCATCAAGGCCGTCAGGGTTACGTTTGTATCTTTCAGTTCGTTCTGCAATGCCTCCGTGAACGACAGAATAAAGGATTTGGTAGCGCCGTAAACGGCCATGAGCGGGTGAGGCACCACCGACGCGACGGATGCCAGCATCAGCACCTTGCCTTCGTTGCGCTGCACCATATCTTTCAGGTATAATTTCGTGAGGTGAACCAGCGCCGTTGCGTTGATCTGAATGATGCTCAACTCCTTGTGCAAATCGGTTTCCTTCGCAAACATCCCGTATTCGCCCATACCGGCGTTGTTGACCAGCACGTCGACGCGAATTCCGTTCCGCTGCGTTTCATCGTAAATTTCTTCCGGGGCTTTCGGATCAGCCAGGTCTTTGGCAATGGGAGTTACTGTGATCCCGAACTGCTGTTCGTATTCTCCGGCGATTTCCTTCAGGCCGTCGCTGCTGCGGGCGACCAATACCAGGTTGTACCCGTCTTTCGCAAACAAGTTTGCCAGTTCACGACCAATACCGCTTGTAGCGCCGGTAACCAGGGCCGTTTTTGCCGTTTGTGCTTCCATACCGTAACGTTGATTAATCAATTGAACAATCGGACGGCCAACATCCCGACGGCTTGCCTGTCCATGGTCTGCTAACAACCAAAAACGGCAGATGTTGGAAAAATCTTTGCGTGTGGACGGTGGAAACCGACAAAAGCAGTTCGGGCCGGAACGTGAGCAAACATCCTGTTCCTCAACGTTTCGGCACGAACCGGACTCTTTCTATAATTCGTGTCTTACTTTGTAATTA
This Larkinella insperata DNA region includes the following protein-coding sequences:
- a CDS encoding SDR family NAD(P)-dependent oxidoreductase — translated: MEAQTAKTALVTGATSGIGRELANLFAKDGYNLVLVARSSDGLKEIAGEYEQQFGITVTPIAKDLADPKAPEEIYDETQRNGIRVDVLVNNAGMGEYGMFAKETDLHKELSIIQINATALVHLTKLYLKDMVQRNEGKVLMLASVASVVPHPLMAVYGATKSFILSFTEALQNELKDTNVTLTALMPGPTNTDFFAKAGAEGTRVHQMAQLEDAAKVAKDGYNALMKGKEKIVPGLMNKAQVAMGHMLPDELVTSSMRKQLERPNDSGEQDHSMLVTAIAVGVVAATTLLWAFGTMDNSWKGKAARVRRKAESTGESLLGKLSLN
- a CDS encoding tryptophan-rich sensory protein, which encodes MRNSLFWRIGTAALVVGSIVYTVTANLGKRKKEEEEESDNVLPEYRRVFDANPIVPDGWTFATVWSTIYAGTTAYTVHQALPSQQNNPRYRNALPWLATSYVLNAVFGRLFSDPRQTSMIGSDLVTKASLPVALALHQQLEIGKTPVGSPEQYLRIPFSLYAGWLTTASVVGTPNLLLNLEVWKPEPRRDTPVFVGVLGATTAVAYAVARRLNDPYYLLPFVAGFAGIATKQYGRNNAVALTAAVCSLAVGGMAVRWVPGGTFKPLKRQVEEVDPDAEDELWWEELESQNPDSESYSYTSI